In the genome of Nocardia sp. NBC_00416, one region contains:
- a CDS encoding thioredoxin family protein, translated as MIEITILAVMLLAGLAVGLYLRRREGALRSAPATLERDTGTRDDLLVAAGVTGSGPAVLHFSADWCGPCAAVRRVVADATRDLADSPQPPRDIEIDIDADPALARELNVLSLPTTFVFDAEGRERFRISGVPKTSDLRSALGPLTAGSAAG; from the coding sequence ATGATCGAGATCACCATTCTGGCGGTAATGCTGCTGGCCGGGCTGGCTGTAGGCCTCTACCTGCGTCGGCGCGAAGGCGCGCTGCGCTCCGCCCCGGCCACCCTGGAACGCGATACCGGTACGCGCGACGATCTGCTCGTCGCCGCCGGAGTCACCGGGTCCGGGCCGGCCGTACTGCACTTCTCCGCCGACTGGTGCGGTCCGTGCGCCGCCGTGCGCCGAGTGGTCGCCGACGCCACCCGGGACCTGGCAGATTCGCCGCAGCCGCCGCGCGATATCGAGATCGATATCGACGCCGATCCGGCGCTGGCCAGAGAGCTCAACGTCCTGTCACTCCCGACCACCTTCGTATTCGACGCCGAGGGACGGGAGCGGTTCCGCATCTCCGGCGTCCCCAAGACCAGTGACCTGCGCAGCGCGCTCGGCCCGCTGACGGCCGGTTCGGCTGCCGGCTGA
- a CDS encoding DUF1416 domain-containing protein: MCAAPTQGQAIPAGVDVEKETVITGRVLGGDAEPVGGAFVRLLDGNGDFTAEVVASGTGDFRFFAAPGTWTLRALSSAGNGTAELRPGTPGIHNVDVTVSK; encoded by the coding sequence ATGTGTGCAGCACCTACGCAGGGCCAGGCCATCCCGGCCGGGGTCGATGTCGAGAAGGAAACGGTGATCACCGGCCGTGTGCTCGGCGGCGACGCCGAGCCGGTCGGCGGCGCGTTCGTCCGTCTGCTCGACGGCAACGGTGATTTCACCGCCGAGGTCGTGGCCTCGGGTACGGGAGACTTCCGTTTCTTCGCGGCGCCGGGCACGTGGACGCTGCGGGCGCTCTCGTCGGCGGGGAACGGCACCGCCGAACTCCGTCCCGGCACCCCCGGTATCCACAACGTGGACGTCACTGTCTCGAAGTAG
- the phoU gene encoding phosphate signaling complex protein PhoU, which produces MRVIYNEQMADLAHLLGEMAGIAGSAMDRATQALLQADLTLAEQVIGEGDRIAEMIADAEEKSFALLALQAPVAGDLRQVVSAIQIVNDVNRMGTLALHVAKVARRRHPNHTLPEAVNGYFAEMGRIAVSMGGGAKEVLETRDPERAAQLNQDDEAMDDLHRHLFTLLMDREWKYGVAAAVDITLLGRYYERFADHAVEIGRRVIFLVTGVLPPDEDTES; this is translated from the coding sequence ATGCGTGTCATCTACAACGAGCAAATGGCCGATCTCGCCCACCTGTTGGGCGAGATGGCCGGTATCGCCGGTTCGGCCATGGATCGCGCCACGCAAGCCCTGCTCCAGGCCGACCTGACCCTGGCCGAGCAGGTCATCGGCGAGGGTGACCGGATCGCCGAGATGATCGCCGATGCCGAGGAGAAGTCGTTCGCCCTGCTCGCGCTGCAGGCGCCGGTCGCGGGCGACCTCCGGCAGGTGGTGAGCGCGATCCAGATCGTCAACGACGTCAATCGGATGGGCACCCTCGCCTTGCACGTGGCCAAGGTTGCCCGGCGCCGGCATCCGAACCACACGCTGCCCGAGGCCGTCAACGGCTACTTCGCGGAGATGGGCCGTATCGCGGTGAGTATGGGCGGCGGCGCCAAGGAGGTGCTCGAAACCCGCGATCCCGAACGCGCGGCGCAACTGAACCAGGACGACGAAGCGATGGACGATCTGCACCGTCACCTGTTCACCCTGCTCATGGACCGCGAATGGAAGTACGGGGTCGCCGCGGCCGTCGATATCACGCTACTGGGCCGCTATTACGAACGTTTCGCCGATCACGCGGTGGAGATCGGCCGCCGGGTGATCTTCCTGGTCACCGGCGTGCTGCCGCCGGACGAGGATACCGAGTCCTGA
- a CDS encoding FABP family protein: MSDLASEGSDPAERASDNTNGKLPADSAGPGDPSAEDHSTLSGDRAVAHAAERAKATGSRNIPVLPDLPLPEDTANLRLGPDLNPAMLALLPMVGVWRGEGEGNNPERGDYRFGQQIVVSHDGGDYLSWDSRSWFVESDGSYGGPDLREHGFWRVGVDGSDEVLELLLTHSTGIVELFYGTALTQSSWELATDVVIRSQTGVVVGGAKRLYGIVEGGDLAYVEERVVADGPLQPRLSARLQRYIG, encoded by the coding sequence ATGAGCGATCTCGCTAGCGAGGGTTCCGATCCGGCCGAGCGAGCGAGCGACAACACCAACGGGAAGCTCCCGGCCGATTCCGCCGGGCCCGGTGACCCGTCGGCCGAGGATCACTCGACGCTGAGCGGCGATCGGGCGGTGGCTCACGCAGCTGAGCGCGCCAAAGCGACCGGCAGCCGCAATATCCCCGTTCTCCCCGACCTCCCGCTCCCCGAAGACACGGCGAATCTGCGACTCGGCCCGGACCTGAATCCGGCCATGCTGGCGCTGCTGCCGATGGTCGGCGTCTGGCGCGGCGAGGGTGAGGGGAACAACCCCGAACGCGGCGATTACCGCTTCGGACAGCAGATCGTGGTTTCTCATGACGGGGGGGACTACCTGAGCTGGGATTCGCGCTCCTGGTTCGTGGAGTCCGACGGCAGCTACGGTGGTCCCGACCTGCGCGAGCACGGGTTCTGGCGGGTCGGGGTCGACGGCAGCGACGAGGTATTGGAGTTGCTGCTCACCCACAGCACCGGAATCGTCGAACTGTTCTACGGCACCGCGCTCACGCAGTCGTCCTGGGAGTTGGCCACCGATGTGGTGATCCGCAGTCAGACCGGTGTGGTGGTCGGCGGCGCCAAACGCCTGTACGGGATCGTCGAGGGCGGGGATCTGGCCTATGTGGAAGAGCGCGTGGTGGCCGACGGACCGCTGCAACCACGGCTTTCCGCACGGCTGCAGCGCTATATCGGCTGA
- a CDS encoding LmeA family phospholipid-binding protein, translating into MRKLIIGLLCLAGLAVVVDFGAAAYSEYRVSRSLKVGADLSADPEVTFHGFPFLRQALDGRYDNIEIKADSVRPDIPGEIGLEATLHGMKLPLSDLVDGRVRSVPVDRVDVRMRVAPTELGRLFGIPDLEVHSRPADKSDGTGGSGGSGMTTAGALVLTGTLPSAPSGQQGASFAGERVSVAADLLLDGDQVRIVATGLYSEEISPVPSEPVVDEVDIPAVLAMFTRTIDTKELPFGIRPTEVTALGGHIVVEGRGEDVTIDLNRLRRP; encoded by the coding sequence ATGCGGAAGCTGATCATCGGACTGCTGTGCCTCGCGGGATTGGCAGTGGTCGTCGATTTCGGCGCGGCCGCATATTCGGAATACCGCGTGTCCCGGTCACTGAAAGTCGGCGCCGACCTGAGCGCCGACCCGGAAGTCACCTTCCACGGTTTCCCCTTCCTGCGGCAGGCGCTCGACGGCCGCTACGACAATATCGAGATCAAAGCCGACAGCGTCCGGCCCGACATACCCGGTGAGATAGGTCTCGAGGCCACCCTCCACGGGATGAAACTGCCGCTGAGCGATCTGGTCGACGGCCGGGTGCGCAGCGTGCCGGTGGACCGGGTGGACGTCCGGATGCGTGTCGCGCCGACCGAACTCGGCCGTCTATTCGGCATCCCCGATCTGGAGGTCCATTCGCGGCCCGCGGACAAATCAGACGGCACCGGCGGTTCGGGCGGATCAGGGATGACCACGGCGGGCGCGCTGGTACTGACCGGGACGCTGCCCTCGGCGCCGAGCGGACAGCAGGGCGCGAGTTTCGCCGGGGAACGGGTCAGCGTGGCGGCCGACCTGCTGCTCGACGGCGACCAGGTGCGGATCGTGGCCACCGGCCTGTACTCCGAGGAGATCTCACCGGTCCCCTCGGAACCCGTGGTCGACGAAGTCGACATCCCGGCAGTGCTGGCGATGTTCACCCGTACCATCGATACCAAGGAACTCCCGTTCGGTATCCGGCCCACCGAGGTCACCGCCCTGGGCGGCCATATCGTGGTCGAGGGCCGGGGTGAAGATGTGACGATCGACCTGAACAGATTGCGGCGCCCATGA
- a CDS encoding winged helix-turn-helix transcriptional regulator, with translation MELLLLTSDPDPESVLPSLSLLAHNVRPAPTEVASLLEAGTADIALVDARSDLAAARGLCRLLGSTGSSVPVVAVLTEGGLVAVNADWGLDDILLPSTGPAELDARLRLLVGRTGGAASPENSGKITLGELVIDEGTYTARLRGRPLDLTYKEFELLKYLAQHAGRVFTRAQLLQEVWGYDFFGGTRTVDVHVRRLRAKLGSEYESLIGTVRNVGYKAVRPARSSNKNDPDSRSANGESEGAETDSMAPVNGTVQ, from the coding sequence GTGGAGCTGCTCCTGCTGACCTCCGACCCCGACCCCGAATCGGTTCTGCCCTCGTTATCGCTGCTCGCACACAATGTGCGGCCCGCGCCGACCGAGGTGGCGTCGTTGCTGGAGGCGGGTACCGCGGATATCGCGTTGGTGGACGCGCGTTCCGATCTGGCGGCCGCCCGCGGGCTGTGCCGGCTGCTCGGCAGCACCGGGTCGTCGGTGCCGGTGGTCGCCGTACTCACCGAAGGCGGTCTGGTCGCGGTGAACGCAGACTGGGGTCTCGACGATATTCTGCTGCCCAGTACCGGGCCCGCGGAGCTGGACGCCCGGCTCCGGCTGCTCGTCGGCCGCACCGGGGGTGCGGCCAGCCCGGAGAACTCCGGAAAGATCACCCTGGGCGAGCTGGTGATCGACGAGGGCACCTACACCGCGCGGTTGCGCGGGCGTCCGCTCGATCTGACCTACAAGGAATTCGAGCTGTTGAAGTATCTCGCGCAGCACGCGGGCCGGGTCTTCACCCGCGCTCAGCTGCTGCAGGAGGTCTGGGGCTACGACTTCTTCGGCGGTACCCGGACCGTGGACGTGCATGTCAGACGGTTGCGCGCGAAGCTGGGCAGTGAATACGAATCGCTGATCGGCACCGTACGCAATGTGGGTTACAAGGCGGTACGGCCCGCTCGGTCGTCGAACAAGAACGATCCCGATTCCCGGTCGGCGAACGGGGAGTCCGAGGGGGCGGAGACGGATTCGATGGCGCCGGTCAACGGCACTGTCCAGTGA
- a CDS encoding DUF4395 domain-containing protein, with the protein MSSITTIPDRVDIRGPRFVAWVTTAVLVLVLLLAAVSPVAAGVLIAVQTVVFALGAWLGPKRHPYGLAYAALVAPRLGPVTETEPTAPLRFAQLLGFAFAAVSLLGFALGASAVGAVFAGFALFAAFLNAAFGICLGCKLYPLLTRLRSNTTSESPVSN; encoded by the coding sequence ATGTCCTCTATCACCACAATCCCCGACCGGGTCGATATCCGTGGTCCTCGTTTCGTGGCTTGGGTGACCACGGCCGTCCTGGTACTCGTGTTGTTGCTCGCGGCGGTCTCACCGGTCGCCGCCGGAGTACTGATCGCCGTCCAGACCGTCGTATTCGCGCTCGGCGCATGGCTCGGGCCGAAACGACACCCCTACGGGCTCGCCTATGCCGCGCTGGTCGCGCCACGGCTGGGCCCGGTCACCGAGACCGAACCGACGGCGCCGCTACGATTCGCCCAGCTGCTCGGTTTCGCGTTCGCCGCCGTGAGTCTGTTGGGTTTCGCACTCGGCGCCTCCGCTGTGGGCGCGGTGTTCGCCGGGTTCGCCCTGTTCGCGGCTTTCCTGAACGCCGCGTTCGGGATCTGCCTCGGTTGCAAGCTGTACCCGCTGCTCACCCGGCTGCGTTCGAACACCACCTCCGAATCCCCCGTATCGAACTGA
- the pstB gene encoding phosphate ABC transporter ATP-binding protein PstB has translation MAKRIDIKDLNIFYGKFHAVADVSLNVLPRSVTAFIGPSGCGKSTVLRSLNRMHEVTPNASVSGAVMLDGEDIYASQVDPVGVRRTIGMVFQRPNPFPTMSIRDNVVAGLKLQGVRNKGELDEVAERSLRGANLWNEVKDRLDKPGGGLSGGQQQRLCIARAIAVSPDVLLMDEPCSALDPISTLAIEDLITELKKEYTIVIVTHNMQQAARVSDKTGFFNLEAQGKPGKLVEIDDTEKIFSNPGEKATEDYISGRFG, from the coding sequence ATGGCCAAGCGCATCGACATCAAAGACCTGAACATCTTCTACGGCAAGTTCCACGCCGTCGCCGATGTCTCGCTCAACGTCTTGCCGCGCAGCGTGACCGCCTTCATCGGTCCGTCCGGCTGCGGTAAATCCACTGTGCTGCGGTCGCTGAACCGGATGCACGAGGTGACCCCCAACGCCAGCGTCTCGGGTGCGGTCATGCTCGACGGCGAGGACATCTACGCTTCCCAAGTAGATCCGGTCGGCGTGCGGCGCACCATCGGCATGGTGTTCCAGCGGCCGAACCCGTTCCCCACCATGTCCATTCGCGACAATGTGGTGGCCGGCCTGAAGCTGCAGGGGGTGCGCAACAAAGGGGAACTCGACGAGGTCGCCGAACGCTCACTGCGGGGCGCGAACCTGTGGAACGAGGTGAAGGATCGCCTGGACAAACCCGGCGGCGGGCTCTCCGGCGGTCAGCAGCAGCGGCTGTGCATCGCCCGCGCCATCGCGGTCTCGCCGGACGTACTCCTGATGGACGAGCCCTGTTCGGCATTGGACCCGATTTCCACGCTGGCGATCGAAGATCTGATCACCGAACTGAAGAAGGAGTACACGATCGTTATCGTCACCCACAATATGCAGCAGGCCGCGCGGGTGAGCGATAAGACCGGTTTCTTCAATCTGGAGGCCCAGGGAAAGCCGGGTAAATTGGTCGAGATCGACGATACGGAGAAGATCTTCTCCAACCCGGGCGAAAAGGCCACCGAGGATTACATCTCCGGTCGCTTCGGCTGA
- the pstC gene encoding phosphate ABC transporter permease subunit PstC, protein MSSDPEKAPSRNKSGGNSQRAELIFKSLATTAAAIIVASIALIALFLLIRAVPSLRADQVNFFTSAEFNTGDADNLRFGIRDLFMVTVLSSAFALVIAVPIGVGIALFLTRYAPKRLAKPFSMLTDLLAAVPSIVYGLWGLLVLAEYLKPFQEFLNQNLGWFFLFADGNVSIGGGGTIFTAGVVLAVMILPIITSVSREVFALTPLAHIEAAQALGATKWEVVRMTVLPYGRSGVIAGSMLGLGRALGETIAVLLILKISSSPGAWSLFDGGFTFASKIASAAAEFSAPLPTGAYIAAGFVLFALTFVVNALARLAAGGKVNG, encoded by the coding sequence ATGTCGAGCGACCCCGAGAAAGCGCCGTCGCGCAACAAGAGCGGCGGCAACAGCCAGCGAGCCGAACTGATCTTCAAATCGCTGGCGACCACCGCGGCTGCGATCATCGTGGCATCGATCGCGCTGATCGCACTGTTCCTGCTGATCCGTGCGGTGCCATCGCTGCGGGCTGACCAGGTGAACTTCTTCACCAGCGCGGAGTTCAACACCGGTGACGCGGACAATCTCCGCTTCGGTATCCGTGACCTGTTCATGGTGACGGTATTGAGCTCCGCGTTCGCGCTGGTCATCGCGGTGCCGATCGGCGTCGGTATCGCTTTGTTCCTCACCCGCTACGCACCCAAGCGGCTCGCCAAGCCGTTCTCCATGCTGACCGATCTGCTGGCCGCGGTGCCGTCGATCGTGTACGGCCTGTGGGGTCTGCTGGTGCTGGCGGAGTATCTGAAACCGTTCCAGGAGTTCCTCAACCAGAACCTGGGTTGGTTCTTCCTGTTCGCCGACGGCAATGTCTCCATCGGTGGCGGCGGCACGATCTTCACGGCCGGCGTGGTGCTGGCGGTGATGATCCTGCCGATCATCACCTCGGTGTCGCGTGAGGTCTTCGCGCTGACCCCGCTGGCGCATATCGAGGCGGCTCAGGCGCTGGGCGCCACCAAATGGGAAGTCGTGCGGATGACCGTCCTGCCCTATGGCCGCAGCGGTGTCATCGCCGGTTCGATGCTCGGTCTGGGCCGCGCGCTCGGTGAGACCATCGCGGTACTGCTCATCCTGAAGATCTCGTCGAGCCCCGGCGCCTGGTCGCTGTTCGACGGTGGCTTCACCTTCGCGTCCAAGATCGCCTCGGCGGCGGCCGAGTTCAGCGCGCCACTGCCCACGGGCGCATATATCGCGGCGGGCTTCGTGCTCTTCGCGCTGACCTTCGTCGTCAACGCGCTGGCCAGGCTCGCGGCGGGCGGAAAGGTGAACGGCTGA
- the pstS gene encoding phosphate ABC transporter substrate-binding protein PstS, with product MKFKRSSALVGVIAAVTLPLAACGSDDNASATGVEANADVTCGGEEALKASGSSAQKNAVERFTAAFETNCDGQTLNYTSSGSGAGVKEFLGGQTDFAGSDSPLSEKKGEPAAAAQRCASPAWNLPTVFGPIAITYNIDGVTDLALDGPTLAKIFNGSIKTWDAPEIKALNEGKQLPAEPIKVVYRSDESGTTDNFQLYLDAASEGAWGKGAGKVFNGGVGEGTQGNEGTSAAVKSTKNSISYNEWSFAKSQNLSVTRIVTSAGPAPVELTSATAAKAINGVKIKGEGNDLVLDTSSFYKPTETGAYPIILPTYEIVCSKYADGATATAVKAFLTSAVTNGQDGLADNGYVPIPEEFKTKLTTAINAIS from the coding sequence GTGAAGTTCAAGCGCAGCAGCGCCCTCGTCGGTGTGATCGCGGCGGTGACCCTGCCGCTGGCCGCCTGCGGCAGCGACGACAACGCGTCCGCGACCGGTGTCGAGGCCAACGCCGATGTCACCTGCGGTGGCGAGGAAGCACTCAAGGCGAGTGGGTCGTCGGCGCAGAAGAACGCCGTGGAGCGTTTCACCGCCGCCTTCGAGACCAACTGCGACGGCCAGACCCTCAACTACACCTCGAGCGGTTCCGGCGCGGGTGTCAAGGAATTCCTCGGCGGCCAGACCGATTTCGCCGGCAGCGACTCCCCGCTCAGCGAGAAGAAGGGCGAGCCCGCCGCGGCCGCGCAGCGCTGCGCTTCGCCCGCGTGGAATCTGCCGACCGTCTTCGGCCCGATCGCCATCACCTACAACATCGACGGCGTCACCGATCTCGCGCTCGACGGCCCGACCCTGGCGAAGATCTTCAACGGCAGCATCAAGACTTGGGACGCTCCCGAGATCAAGGCGCTCAACGAGGGCAAGCAGCTGCCCGCTGAGCCGATCAAGGTCGTCTACCGGTCCGACGAGTCCGGTACCACCGACAACTTCCAGCTCTACCTGGACGCCGCTTCCGAAGGCGCCTGGGGCAAGGGCGCCGGCAAGGTCTTCAACGGCGGCGTCGGCGAGGGCACTCAGGGCAACGAGGGCACCTCGGCCGCGGTGAAGAGCACCAAGAACTCCATCTCCTACAACGAGTGGTCGTTCGCCAAATCGCAGAACCTGTCGGTGACCCGGATCGTCACCTCCGCCGGACCCGCTCCGGTCGAGCTGACCTCCGCGACCGCCGCCAAGGCGATCAACGGTGTGAAGATCAAGGGCGAGGGCAACGACCTGGTGCTCGACACCTCGTCGTTCTACAAGCCGACCGAAACCGGCGCCTACCCGATCATCCTGCCGACCTATGAGATCGTGTGCTCGAAGTACGCCGACGGGGCGACCGCGACCGCTGTCAAGGCATTCCTGACCTCCGCCGTCACCAACGGCCAGGACGGTCTGGCGGACAACGGTTACGTGCCGATCCCGGAGGAGTTCAAGACCAAGCTGACCACGGCGATCAACGCCATCTCCTGA
- the mshD gene encoding mycothiol synthase, whose protein sequence is MTEFELAWSERSLGDRADRVRALLDAAAAADGVAPVSEQAVLGLRRESTARHLLALTGDTVAGYANLTPGHGEHPAMAEAAVAPQYRGRGLGREVVSAALAAGGPGARIWAHGKLPAAQAVADRLGLVVARELWQMRRPLATPELPDVEVPDGVVLRTYAGPADDAELLRVNNSAFDWHPEQGGWTGDELAQRRAEDWFDPAGLFLAVDAEQPERLLGFHWTKVHRDENPPAGEVYVVGIDPAAQGRGLGRLLTLVGLRHLRDAGLGEVLLYTEADNTAAVRTYRGLGFEPAHIDIAYSLPG, encoded by the coding sequence ATGACCGAGTTCGAACTGGCGTGGAGCGAGCGCTCTCTGGGAGATCGCGCCGACCGGGTGCGCGCACTGCTGGACGCCGCGGCGGCGGCCGACGGTGTCGCGCCGGTGTCCGAGCAGGCTGTGCTCGGGCTGCGCCGTGAATCCACGGCCCGTCATCTGCTCGCACTGACCGGGGATACGGTGGCCGGCTACGCGAACCTGACGCCCGGCCACGGCGAGCATCCAGCGATGGCGGAAGCGGCGGTGGCGCCGCAGTATCGTGGCCGGGGTCTCGGGCGCGAAGTGGTATCGGCGGCGCTCGCCGCGGGAGGTCCCGGTGCGCGTATCTGGGCCCACGGAAAGTTGCCCGCGGCACAGGCGGTGGCAGACCGGTTGGGGCTGGTCGTGGCGCGCGAACTCTGGCAGATGCGACGCCCGCTGGCAACGCCGGAGCTACCTGATGTCGAGGTGCCCGACGGTGTCGTCCTCCGCACTTACGCCGGCCCGGCCGATGACGCCGAACTGTTGCGGGTCAACAACTCGGCCTTCGATTGGCACCCTGAGCAGGGCGGCTGGACCGGCGACGAGCTGGCGCAGCGCCGCGCGGAGGACTGGTTCGACCCGGCCGGGCTGTTTCTGGCCGTCGATGCCGAGCAGCCGGAGCGATTGCTCGGATTCCACTGGACCAAGGTCCATCGGGACGAGAACCCTCCCGCCGGTGAGGTGTACGTGGTCGGGATCGACCCGGCCGCGCAGGGGCGCGGGCTCGGCCGGCTGCTCACGTTGGTCGGGCTGCGCCATCTGCGCGACGCCGGACTGGGAGAGGTCCTGCTGTATACCGAGGCTGACAACACCGCCGCGGTCCGCACCTATCGCGGGCTGGGATTCGAACCGGCCCATATCGATATCGCGTATTCGTTGCCCGGTTGA
- a CDS encoding sulfurtransferase, whose translation MARSDVLVSVDWAEENLKTPGVVFVEVDEDTTAYEGGHIEGAVRLDWKKDLQDQVRRDFVNQEQFSTLLSERGIANDDEVILYGGNNNWFAAYAYWYFKLYGHNNVKLLDGGRKKWELDGRPLSSDDVSRPATQYKAAEPDNTIRAFRDEVIAAIGTKNLVDVRSPDEFSGKILAPAHLPQEQSQRPGHIPGAINVPWSKAANEDGTFRSDADLTEIYGTAGLDGNKETIAYCRIGERSSHTWFVLQELLGHQNVKNYDGSWTEYGSLVGAPIELGE comes from the coding sequence ATGGCTCGCTCCGATGTCCTGGTCTCCGTCGACTGGGCCGAAGAGAACCTCAAGACCCCCGGCGTCGTCTTCGTCGAGGTCGACGAGGACACCACCGCTTACGAAGGCGGACACATCGAGGGCGCCGTCCGGCTCGACTGGAAGAAGGACCTGCAGGATCAGGTTCGTCGTGACTTCGTGAACCAGGAGCAGTTCTCCACGCTGCTCTCGGAGCGCGGTATCGCCAACGACGACGAGGTCATCCTGTACGGCGGCAACAACAACTGGTTCGCCGCCTACGCCTACTGGTACTTCAAGCTGTACGGTCACAACAACGTCAAACTGCTCGACGGCGGCCGCAAGAAGTGGGAGCTCGACGGGCGCCCCCTCTCGAGTGACGACGTCAGCCGTCCGGCCACCCAGTACAAGGCGGCCGAGCCCGACAACACCATCCGCGCCTTCCGCGACGAGGTCATCGCCGCGATCGGGACCAAGAACCTGGTCGACGTGCGCTCCCCCGACGAGTTCTCCGGCAAGATCCTGGCCCCCGCGCATCTGCCGCAGGAACAGAGCCAGCGTCCGGGCCACATTCCCGGCGCGATCAACGTGCCGTGGAGCAAGGCCGCGAACGAGGACGGCACCTTCCGCTCCGATGCCGATCTCACCGAGATCTACGGAACGGCCGGTCTGGACGGCAACAAGGAGACCATCGCCTACTGCCGTATCGGCGAGCGCTCCTCGCACACCTGGTTCGTGCTGCAGGAGCTGCTCGGCCACCAGAACGTCAAGAACTACGACGGCAGCTGGACCGAATACGGTTCGCTGGTCGGCGCACCTATCGAGTTGGGAGAGTAA
- the pstA gene encoding phosphate ABC transporter permease PstA — protein sequence MTSLNKPVKAPTFRNVSTARRIKNNLATVVFALCFLIALIPLTWVLWMVVSNGIGIILSAEWWQNSQKGVLPDQTGGGVYHAIYGTVVQSAVAAVIAVPLGIMAAVYLIEYGTGRFAKVTTFMVDILAGVPSIVAALFIFALWIATLGFPQSSFAVALALVLLMLPVVVRNTEEMLKLVPDELREASYALGIPKWKTIVRIVIPTALPGMISGILLALARVMGETAPVLVLVGYSKAINMNIFDGNMASLPLLIFQELKSAEDAGRQRVWGAALTLILMIAALYLAAAAVNKFLTRNR from the coding sequence ATGACCAGCCTCAACAAGCCGGTCAAGGCACCGACCTTCCGGAACGTGAGTACCGCCCGCCGGATCAAGAACAACCTCGCGACCGTGGTGTTCGCGCTGTGCTTCCTCATCGCTCTCATCCCGCTGACCTGGGTGCTCTGGATGGTGGTCAGCAACGGTATCGGCATCATCCTGTCGGCCGAGTGGTGGCAGAACTCGCAGAAGGGCGTCTTGCCCGATCAGACCGGTGGCGGTGTCTACCACGCCATCTACGGCACCGTCGTCCAGTCGGCGGTGGCCGCGGTCATCGCGGTACCGCTCGGGATCATGGCCGCCGTGTATCTGATCGAATACGGCACCGGTCGCTTCGCCAAGGTCACGACCTTCATGGTCGATATCCTGGCCGGTGTTCCCTCGATCGTCGCGGCCCTGTTCATCTTCGCCCTGTGGATCGCGACCCTGGGATTCCCGCAGAGCTCGTTCGCGGTGGCCCTCGCCCTCGTGCTGCTGATGCTGCCGGTGGTCGTGCGCAATACCGAGGAGATGCTCAAACTCGTTCCGGACGAGCTACGCGAAGCCTCCTACGCCCTCGGCATCCCGAAGTGGAAGACGATCGTGCGGATCGTCATCCCGACCGCCCTGCCCGGCATGATCTCCGGGATCCTGCTCGCGCTGGCGCGAGTGATGGGCGAGACCGCGCCGGTGCTGGTGCTGGTCGGCTACAGCAAAGCGATCAACATGAACATCTTCGACGGCAATATGGCTTCGCTGCCGCTGCTGATCTTCCAGGAACTGAAGAGCGCCGAGGACGCGGGCCGGCAGCGCGTCTGGGGCGCGGCGCTGACGCTGATCCTGATGATCGCGGCGCTGTACCTGGCGGCGGCGGCTGTCAACAAGTTCCTCACGCGGAACCGATAA